GCCACCGCGTTGGCGTCGGGGTAGTTGTCGTCGAGGTACTGCTGGACCGAGACCAGCAGGCCGTCGATCTGCTTCTCGTCCTCGACCTGGACGAGGAACTGCACGAAGGCGCGGTTCTCGCGCTCCGGCGTGTAGACGAGGAGGAAGCGCAGGCCGCCGCCGCCGACGAAGCTCGAGACGTGCTCGACGCCGGGCTGGGCGAGGATGAACTGCTCGACCTGCTCGGCGAAGCGTTCCGAGTCCAGGATGTGCGAGCCGGCCGGCAGGAAGGTGTCGACCAGGAACTGCGGTCGCGTCGCCGGCGGGAAGAAGTTCTGCGGCACCTTGCCGAAGCCGTAGATCGCGGCGACGAAGGAGACCAGGAGCAGCGGCAGGACCAGCCAGCGGCGGCGCAGCGCCGCCACCAGCAGGCGGCGATAGCCCTGGAAGAAGGCGCCCGCGTAGGGGTCGCGGCGCTCGCCGGTGAGCGGCTTGAACAGCGCGTAGCCGAGCAGCGGCGTCACCGTCACGGCCGCCACCCAGCTCAGGGTGAGCGAGATGAAGATGACCCAGAACAGGGAGTTGGTGTACTCGCCGGTATTGTCCTCGGACAGGCCGATGGCGGCGAAGGCGACGACAGCGATGGCGGTGGCGCCGAACAGCGGCCACTGGTTGTGGGCGACGGCGTCGCGGCAGACGGTGAGCTTGTCCCTGCCGCCTTCGATGCCGACCTTGATGCTCTCGGTGACGACGATGGCGTTGTCGGTCAGCATGCACAGGGCGATGATGAAGGCGCCGAGCGAGATGCGCTCGAGCAGGATGCCGCCCATCAGGTACATGATGGTGAACGTCGACAGGATGGTCAGGAACAGCACCAGGCCGACCGACAGGCCGGCGCGTATGCCCATGGCGATGAGCAGCACGACGAAGACGATCGTCACCGCCTTGACGAGGTTGAAGGCGAAGGCATTGGTCGCCACGTCGACCGCCTCGGGTTGGAAGTTGATCGCCTCGATCTCGACGCCGATCGGCTGCAGGGCGCGCAACGCGTCGAGCTTGGCGCGCACCGCCTCGCCCATGGTGACGACGTTGCCCCCACGCACCGTCGAGATGCCCAGGCCGATGGCGGGTCGGCCGTCGAAACGCAGCAGGCGGCGCGGCGGATCCTGTTCGCCGCGCTCGAGCGTCGCCACGTCGCCGAGCGTGAGCTGGGCGCCGGAGCCGCCGGCGCCGATCACCAGATTGAGCATGTCCTCCGGCGAGGTGAAGGCGCCCTGCGGATCGACCACCAGGTAGCTCTCGCCGACCCGCACCCGGCCGCCGTCGGCGGCGACGTTGCGCGCCTGCATCTGGCGGTAGATCACCTCCTCGTTGATGCCGAGCTGCGCCAGGCGCTGGCGCGACATCTCGAGGTAGATCACCTCCTGCGGCTCGGCGAAGAGATCGACCTTCTTGACGTCGCCCACCGTCTGCAGCTCGCGGCGCAAGAACTCGGCGTAGCGCCGCAGCTCCGCCTGGGTGAAGCCGTCGCCGGTGATGGCCAGGAAGATGCCGTAGACGTCGCCGAAGTCGTCGACCACCATCGAACGGCCGCGCGCCGCCGGCGGCAGCAGCGGCTGCACGTCGTTGATCTTGCGCCGCAGCTCGTCCCATACCTGCGGGATGGAGTCGGCGTGGAACTCGTCGCGGATGATGGCGCTGACCACCGAGCGGCCGCGCGTCGACTCCGACTCGACGCGCTTCAACTGCCCGAGCTGTTGCACCGCGCTCTCGATCGGGTTGGTGACCTCCTTGGCCACCTCGGCGGCGCTGGCGCCCGGATAGGGCGTGATGATCAGCGCCTCCTTGATCGTGAACTCGGGATCCTCGAGCCGGCCCATCGACAGGTAGGCGCCGATGCCGGCCAGGACCGCGATCGCCGCCGCGGTGGCGACGATGCGACTGTTGCGAACCGAGAATTCGCCGCTGTTCACGACGCCCGCGCTCCGAGCTCGTCACCGAGGTCGCGGACGGTCATGCCGTCGCGCAGGAAGCGCACGCCGGCGATGGCGATGCGGTCGCCCGGCTCCAGCCCTTCCACCACCTCGATCTGCGAGCCGGTGACGGCGCCGAGCCGGACCGGCCGGCGCTGGACGACGTTCTCGGCGCCGATCACCCAGGCCACCGCCTCGCCCTCCGGATCCTTGTAGATGGCGGACAGCGGCACCAGGATGGCGTCGCCGAGGATGCTGGCGCGGCGGTAGGTCAGGTGGACCGCCGCCGTCATGCCGGGCAGCACCGTGATGCCCGGCGGCACCTTCATGGCGACCCGCATGCGGTAGGTCTGCGTCGTCGGGTCGGCCTCCTGGGCGACCTCGCGGATGTGGACGGGGAACTGCACGCCGGGCGCGCCAGTGAGCTCGGCGGTCATCTGCAGGATGTCGGCCGATCGGATGTCGACCACCATCAGGGTCTCCGGCACGTCGACGGCGATGTCGATCTCGTCGACGTCCTGGAAGCGGACGATCGGCTGCTTGGCGCGCACGTTCTGGTTCGGCTCGACGAAGCGCTGGGCGATGACGCCGTCGTAGGGCGCCAGCAGGGTGCTGTCCTGCAGTTGGATGTTGGCGTCGACCACCTGCGCCTCCAGCCCGCGTACCTGCGCCTCGCTGGCGGCGATGTCCTCGGCGCGCCCGGTGGCGCTCTGCTCGAGCAACTGGCGGGCGGCGGCGTGCTCCTCCTGGGCCACCAGATAGGCGGTGCGGACAGTATCGAACTCCTGGCGCGAGATGGCGCCCGAGCTGAGCAACTGCTGGAAGCGGCTGAACTCGGTGCGGGCGTTGGTCAGCCGCGCCGCGGCGGCGCGCACCTGCGCCTCGAGGCGACGCCGCTCCTCGGGCCGCTCGCCGGCGACCAGCCGATCGAGCGCCGCTCGCGCCTGGTCGAGCTGGCTCTGTCGCGCCGTGAGCTGCGTCTGGAACTCGTCCTGGCGGAGCTGCGCGATCAGCTCCCCCTGCTTGACCGCCTGCCCCTCGCGCACCGGGAGCTGGGCGATGATCCCGGGCACCTGGAAGGCGAGCTCGACGCGCCGCGATGCCTCGACCGTGCCCGGCAGCAGCCGCTCACGGGCTGCGCCGCCGGCGGTGACGAGGCTGGTCTTGACCGGCCGCACGGGCTCGGCGACCGGCTTCGCCGGCTGTGTGCAACCAGCCGTCAGCGCCAGGATCCAGGTGACGGCCGCCGCGCGGGATGTCCATCTGCTCATCGTCCACCCTTCCGCGCTGGTGCCTTACTGAACGGGTAGTTGGAGGGCAAGCCACGGCGGGCGACGGCGTGCCGGCCGGCGGCATCGCCGCGCTCCCGACAAGGAGGAATTCCGGACGCGGCGCGCGGCCGCATCTCGGCGATGGGCGGAGTCGGCCCGGACGGCCCGCATGGCCCCCCTTGCGGTGCCGGCGCTGACGGACGATGGTGCGGCGAGTCGTGAGAAAGGTGGAGCAGGAGGCAAGCCGCTGTCGCTCTGCCGGACAGCCGCACGGATCCTCCTCTGATGCTCCCGCCCGCTGCGGCCGCCGCCTTCCCCGTCGTTCCGTGCTCTCGCGCCTGGCAGGCGGCGTCGGCTGGATGATGAGATCCGCGAGTCCTCGCCGTGCGCTGGCGAGCACCGCCGGACGCCTGGACGGCTGATGGCGCTGCTCCGGAAACGGACGTCGCTGCCCACGCGCCTGCTGGTGTGGAGCATCCCCAAGCTCTTCTTCGGATGCTCCCACCTGCTCTTCCGCTCGTGCCGCATCACCTATCTCGGCAAGGAGCACGAGGACGAATTCCTCCGCCGGGGCGAACCGATCTGCTTCGCCGGCCTGCATCAGGGGATGCTCTACCTGCCGTTCCACTTCCGCGACCGCGACGGCGTGGTGATGGTCAGCGCCAGCCGCGACGGCGACCTGATCTCGCGCACCATGGGCATGTTCGGCCTGCGCAGTGCCCGCGGATCGACCCGGCACGGCGGCGCCGAGGCGCTGCAGGCGATGATCCGCGAGGTGAACGACGCGCGCTGCAGCGCCGGGGTGATCGTCGACGGTCCGCGCGGTCCGGCGGGGATCGCCAAGCGCGGGGCCATTCTGCTGGCCCGCGCCACCGGCCTGCCGATCGTGCCCGGCACCTGGTGGGCGACGCCGCACCTCGAGTTCGGCTCCTGGGATCGCACCATCGTGCCGTTGCCCTTCGCGCGCATGGTGTTCGCCTTCGAGCCGGCGCTCCACGTCGCGCCCGACGCCGACGACGCCGAGGTCGAGGCGCTGCGCATCGAGCTCACCGCCCGCCTCGAACGGGCCCGCGCCACCGCCCTCGCCGCCTGCGCCTGATCGACCCGCCGCCGCGGCCCGCCCTCCGTGGGCGCGTCGCAGCGCTCATCCGCTTGTCGGTCGCCCCGCTGCGGATGCCGCCAGCGCCGGCGCGCGGCGGATTGCCCGACATCCGGGACGGTGCGGTGGGCCGGGAGACGGCGGCGACTCAGCCGTTCGCCAGCGCGGGAGGTGTCACCCAGCCGCGGCGCACCGCCCAGGCGATGAGCGTCCCCCCGATCAACCCGACCACGTATCCATACGGCAGGCCGACGACGGCCGCCGCCACGACCAACGCGATCCACAGCGCGCCGCGGTCGGCGGCCACGTCGCGCACCAGGGTCATCAGCGTGACCCCCTCGAACAACAGCACCACGCCGAGAATCGGCATCGGGAACACGTGCACGACGTCCGCAAACCCGGGGGCGAAGATCAGCCCCAACAACAGGTACATCGTTCCGTAGAGGACCGGCGCGCCGCCGGTGCGCGCGCCGAACCCATAGAAGCCGACCAGCCCGCCGCAGCCGTGGCACACCGGGACGCCGCCGAACCACGGCGCGATCAGATTCATGACGCCGTAGGTGATGCCGATCTTGCGCACCGGAACGGCGCGATCGGGAAAGAGGTCTCTCGTCGTCTGGCTGGTCGCGATCACCGAGTTCCCGAGCGACAGCGGAATCTGCGGCAGGGCGAGCAGCAGGGCGCCGCGCAGGAGGTCGTCGGCGCTCGGCATCTGGACGATGGGCAGTCGCAGTCCGATGGCTCCCGCGAGCGCATGTCCCTCGAGCCGAAACACGCCCGCGTAGAGCACGCCCAGTCCCATCACGATCAGTGGCGCGGGCACCCGGCGTTGGCCGCGCAGCGCCAGCAGCAGCGCCACGGATGCCGCCGCGAGAACGTAGCCGCCCACGCCGTCGGCGCTGGCGTACTCCTTCAACGCCAGCGTCGCCAACGTGAGACCGAGTCCGAGTTGGATGCCGCGCACGACCTCCCTGGGGACGACACGCGTCAACCAGTCGAGGAGGCCGGTCACCGCCAGCACGAGCATCGCGCCCCCGACGACCAGCCCGCCGCCCGCGAGGATTCCCGGCGACAGGCGCTGCGCCAACATGATCGCCGCCATCGCCTTCAGCGGCTGCACCGGCATCGGGATGCCGTAGACGAGCCCGGTGGCGATCTGCAGGGCACCGAAGAGGATGCAGACGCTGGCCGGGTCGAGACCGCAGGTGGCGATGAGCGCGATCAGCAGCGGCAGATCGGTGCCGATGTCACCGAACGCCCCGGCCAGCTCGTGGCGGTCGAAACGCAGGCGGGGCGCCGGGCGGGTCGGAGCCATCACGGGCATCCTGTGCCACAGGGTCGCCCGCCAGAACAACGCCGAGGCGCGCCGCCGGTCCCGTGGCGCGCCCGCCCCCAATCCGTCGCGCGATCCGACGGGTTGACCGGCACCTCGGCCAGGATCGATCGCGAACGGATGCAACGCCCCACGTGCTCCGGTAAGGACGCCGGCATGGTCGAGATCGGGAAAACGACGGCCCTTTTCTTCCTCACCGCGGTGGCGGAGATCCTCGGATGCTACCTGCCGTTTCTGTGGCGTCGGCATGGCGCCCCGGCCTGGGTGCTGCTGCCGGCCGCCGGCTGCCTGGCACTGTTCACGTGGCTGTTGACGCTGCACCCGGCGGCGGCCGGTCGCACGTACGCCGCCTACGGGGGCGTCTACGTGGCGACCGCCGTCCTGTGGTTGGGCGTCATCGAGAGGCAGCGGCCGGACCAGTGGGACCTGGTCGGCAGCGGCGTCTGCCTGCTCGGTATGGGGATCATCTTCTTCGCCCCGCGCTGAGCGACTCCGGGGGCGCCCTCCTCACGGCACGAGGATCAGCTTGCCGCCGGCGATCAGCAGGACGACGGCGAGCACGCGCTCGATCACGGCGTGCGCCAGGTGTCGGCTGCCGAGCCATGCCCCCACGCTCCCGCCGACCATCGCCGCACCCGCCAGCGGGACGACGGACATGGGCAACGCGCGGGCGCTGCTCACGTTCCCGACCAGCGCCGCCAGCGAATTGACCAGGACGAAGAAGGCCGAGGCCGCGGCGGCCTGGCGGGGGGTCGCCCAACGCATGCCGAGCAGCAGCGGCGTGAAGAAAATCCCTCCGCCGGTCCCGGTCACTCCGGCGATCAGCCCGAGCAGCGCGCCGACGCCGATCGCCACCGCGCGCGTGGGCGGCCGCGCGGCGGTCGCGCTGGACGGCCGCAGCACGAAGGACAGCGCCGACACGAGCAGCAGACAGCCGACCAGCACGTTGAACACACGGCTCGGCAGGCTGACGGCGCCGCCGAGGATCGCCAGCGGGACCGAGAGCGCGGCGAACGGCCAGAACAGGCGCCACGCGAAGTGGCCGGCGCGATGGAACTGCACGGCGGCGATCAGCGCCACGACGGTGTTGAGGGCGAGCGCCGCCGGCTTGATGAACGAGGGCGCGAGTCCCACGAGCGACATCACCGCGATGTACCCCGACGCTCCCGCCTGGCCGACCGACGAGTACAGGACGGCGATCAGGAGGACGCCGAGGATCAACACCGCGAGGTGCTCCGGAAGCATTCCGTCGTGCCTACCCGCCCCCGAGCGCGCGGCGCAATCTCGACCTCCCCGAAGCGCCGCGAACCGACGGCGGGCCGACCCAACCCGCACCCAGCCTCGCGCGCCGCCGACCCACGGGCCGAAATCGAAGGACTGAGTCGATCGCGCGCAACGACCCTCGAGCCGCCGTCCGACGCCTGGGTCAGCGAGGGGCTGGCGACCCTAAGGATCGTGCTGGAAGGGAAGACGGAGTGGGCGACCCGCCGTCGCGCCGGATCGCAACGCCCGATCGTCCCGGAGCCGGTCCAGCCGGGCGTCGGGCGCCCCGATCACCGAGCCCGCTCCAGCCCGGACGCCCTGGCACTCCTGCACTCCTCGAACCGGATCCCGGTGAGGGCAGTTCCGCAATCGCCGCGGAAATTCTTGCCCGCCGGGTTGTCCGCGCCGCACTGCGGACATCGATTTCCGAGTGCAGCGCCGCATTCGCCGCAGAAGTTCTGCCCGGCGGGGCTGTCGCTGCTCCAGATGGTGCAAGTCGGCAGCGGGAACCTAGGCCGACGGCAAGACCTTCACAGTGAACGACACATGCCGCCGCAGCGCGGTGAAGTGCGCATCGCCGGTCACGAACAGGCTCGCAGTGTGGCGGGCCGTCAGTGCGAGCAGCAGGTCATTCTGCAGCCGCGCCAGTCCGATCGCCTCGTGATCAGGGAACACGCGCGGCAGCAGCCGACCGGTCTCGAGCCAGCAGGCGCGCCATGACGGTGGCTCCACGGGAACCAATGCGCGCACCAACCGCATCACGCTGCGCGTGCCCCGACCCGACACACCTCGCAGGAGCTCGCTCGCGACCACGGGCGACAGCCGCACCGGCGGGTTGCCGGCGGCTTCGAGGACCTGAGCGAGCGGGCGTGTCCCTCGGAGAATGTCGACGTGGATACTGGTGTCAAAGAAGGCGAGCATCGATGTCGGCGGCGCGCACGGTTCGTGCCGTATCGCGCAGCACTGCGTGCGAGTGGAGTCGTTCCTCCTCCTCTGCCAACAGGGTGTTGATGAGCTCCGACTGCGTCGCGGCCTTGCGGGCGCGCATCAGTTTGCGCAGCCGCGCCGCGGGGATGCGGACGGTGATTGCGCGACTGGCCATGGACCGTCTCCTTTCGTATGACAGGTTGAGTCAAATGTCATACACACCTGCGGCTCCCGCGGCAAGCAGCACGGCACCGTCTTTGAGAATCGGCCCTGGGCTTTGACCCGTTTCGGCGCCCAAACGCGACTCGGGACAGCGATCGGGACGCTCACAATGAGCGGTAGGTTGCGCGACGTCGGGTAGTGTCATCTCTCGACGCCGATCCCAGGGAGGACTCGGCCGATTCACAGGGGCTCTGCTTGTCAGGTGCGAGAGGAGGGCAGCCGCCCCATCCCATCCATGGGCGCCAGCGACATCTCCCGGGGGCATGGGGGCATGGGCCGTATTGGCATACGGCAGAGGCGCTGGTATCCATCGCCTGGTATCCATCGCCGCATGAGCGCAGCGCGCAAGGTAACCCTCCAGCTTCCGGCGGACTTGCTCGAGAAGGCGCAACGATCGAGCGGCAAGAACCTCACGGCCACCATCTGCGACGGCCTCAAGCTGGTGGCTGCCGGCCCGGCATTCGAGGGGCTCCGCAGGCTGCGGGGGAAAGTACGCTTCTCGATCGACCTGGACACCCTTCGGAAAGACCGACCATGATCGCCCTCGACTCGAGTGTGTTCGCCTTCCTCGCGGGCGCCACGGGACGCGATGCCGACCTCGTCGATCGATTGTTCGCCGCATACCTGCCCCCCGTGGTACTGACCGAGATGCTGAGCGACCCGAAACTACCGAAACAGGTGGCGGAGCTCCTCGTGCAGATCCCACGGCTGGAGTTGCTGCCTGGATACTGGGAGCGGGCTGGGGCCCTGCGCGCCAAGGTGCTCGGCCAGAAGCGACGGGCACGACTCGCCGACACCTTGATCGCCCAGAGCTGCATCGACCACGACGTCGGCCTGGTCACCAGGGATGCCGACTTCCGGCAGTTCGTGCGCGCCGGTGGTTTGCGGCTCGTCGGCGGCTCGCATCGCGTCGCGTAGGCTCGGCGGCCGCCACGCGCCCGGGCCCGGTGTCCACGCCGAGGTAGTGGATGCACTCAGCCCCGTGTTCCTGTTCATGGAACCGGATCAGATCACGCGCGCGGAAACCGCGATCACCGACCTGCTCGCCCATGTCCGAGAATTGATCGAGCGGCGCAGCCAGGCCCCCGCCGATGACCCGATGATGGCGCTGATTCGCGCCGGGCACGATGGCGATCGCCTCACTGACGCGGCGGCCCCGTGGGCAGAAATCGAGGACTGAGTCGATCGCGCACGGCTATCTTCGAGCCGCCGTCCGACGGGGAATGTCCCGGATCCTGTTGAACTGATTCTCTGAAAAAAGAGCGGCGGCTCCTTTCACCGTCCGGTAAGGACGGGGTCACCACAACCAAGAAAGGAAGCCGCCATGAAGAGAAGTCGCACAGGAGGATCCGCGGGGGAAGCCCGATCGACGGAGGCGCGTGCCATGGTGCAGGTGCCGCTGCCGCTGGTGACGGTGCTGGCCGACGCGAAGACCGCCTTCTTCGGACTGTGCCTGACGGCCGGGCAGCAGGTGTTCGAGGCGCTGATGGAGCAGGACCGCGAGCAGCTCTGCGGGCCGAAGCATCTGCCCAACCCCGCCCGCCGGGCGTACCGCAGCGGGAGCGCGCCGAGCGAGGTGGTGCTGGGCGGGCGGCGCATCGTGCTGCCGCGGCTGCGCGCCCGCAGCGTGGCGGGCGAGGAACTCGCGCTGCCGAGCTTCACCTACGCCAGTGCCCAGGATCCGCTCGACGCCCATACGCTGGAAGCGATCGCGGTCGGCGTCAGCACACGCCAGTATGCGCGCACGCTCGCCCCCCTGCCGGCCGAGCTGCCCGAGCGGGCCGTCTCCAAGAGCGCGGTGTCGCGCCGCTTCGTGGCGTTGACCACCGCGCAACTGACCACCTGGCTGGCCACGCCGCTGGACGGGCTCGACATCCGCATCGTCCTGATCGACGGGCTGCACTTCCGCGACCACGTGATCCTGCTGGCCGTCGGCGTTGATCCCCACGGCGGCAAGCACGTCTTGGCCCTGCGCGAGGGCACCACCGAGAACGCAGCGGTCTGCAAAGCGCTGCTCGCCGATGTGCGCCAGCGCGGGCTGGATCTCGACCGCCCGACGCTGTTCATCATCGACGGCGGCACCGGGCTGCGGAAGGCGATCCGGGAGAGCTGCGGCGCGCTCGGCGTGGTCCAGCGCTGTCAGGTCCACAAGACCCGCAACGTCTTGGAGCATCTGCCCGAGTCCGAGCGCCCGCGCCTGCGCCGGGCGCTCGCCGAGGCCTACGCGCTGCCCGACGCCGCCCTGGCCAAGCGGCGCCTCACCCAGCTCGCCGCCGGCCTCGAGCGAGCGCACCCCGGCGCGGCCGCCTCGTTGCGCGAAGGACTGGATGAGACGCTCACGCTGCCGGGCCTGGGCGTCAGCGGCGCGCTCTACCGCACGCTGCGCAGCGCCAATGCGATCGAGAACCTCAACGGCCTGGTCGGCCGCTTCATCCGCAACGTGCGCCGCTGGCGCGACGGCCACATGCTCGTTCGCTGGATCGCCGCCGGGCTGCACGAGGCGCGTCGCAGCTTCCGCCGCATCCGCGGCCACGCCGATCTCCCCGCCCTCATCCGGGCGCTCGATCGCTCGGCCCTCGACACCCGAAAGGAGGTCGCGTAGACGCCCATCGCTGGAGCCGCCGCTCAGGGCCTTTCAACAGGGAGCGGGACATCCCCGTCCGACGCCTGAGTCAGCAAGCGGCTGGAAGAGAAGACGGAGTGAGCGCCCTGCCGTCGCGCCGGATCACAAGGCCCGATCGTCCCGGAGCCGCTCCAGCCGGACGTCGGGCGCCCCGATCACCGAGCCCGCTCCAGCCTGGACGCCTCGGCCCTCCTCAGAGCCGGATCCCGAGGAGGAACCCGCTCCGGAGTCCGGTTCGAATGTATTGCGAAAGTGGAGGCGGGGGGAATTGAACCCCCGTCCGGAAGTGATTCACGTCAGCGTCTACGTGCGTAGCCTGGTGGTTTGATCTCGCCGTCTTGGCTCCCACCGGCAGGATCCGCGACGGCCAGCTCGTGAGTTTTCGTCCCCGGCCTACGAGCGTTGGCTGGAGCTTATCCCGAATTTATGACGTCTGGGTCCGGCCCTACGGGCGCGTGCCGGTCAGACGCTGGCGACCGTTAGGCAGCCAGAGCGAACGAATCGTCTGCGTTTAGTTTTCGCAGCCTGGGTTTTGGCGGGCCCCAAGTACCCGTTGCACGCAACTGCCGCTTCACGACCTCCGTCGAACCCAGATCGCCCCCTCAAGTAGGAACGTCGGACGCCAACGTAACCTCGCCAACCCACAGGGGCAAGCGGGCTCGCAAAGGTCCCGGGCGGCGCGCCCGAACAGCCCGTCAGCTCAGTGGAGCTCGCCGATGAGCGATGTCCGCATGTCGGTCATGAACGTGCTCATGGACTGGAGCGCGGCGGTCGGCCAGGGGCCGTCCTGGGCGAGGACGGAGAGCGCCATGATCAGCGCGCACTTGAGGACCTCCTCGGCGTCGTTGTGGCCGATGGCGCCCTCGAGAACGGTGCCGTGCACCTCTACCTCGAAATTGAAGCGTCCAGACTCGTCGGAAATGCAGCGGCGGCTCATGTGGTCTCCCCCAGCCCCGGGAATTGATGCGTAAGGGGTCGTTACCACGGTGGAATTTTTCCGGTTAGATGGGATTTTCCCTACGCGCCGTTAGGGTTTTCCCTAGGACCCCAACGCGGATTGTCGCGCCTGTTGGCACCCGCGCGTCGGATGTTGGCCGTCTTCCAACCCATCTCAGATGGGACCACAGCGGCCCGTCGAGGAATGGAGGAGGCATGCCCACACACCTGATCGCCGACAGCGTCGGACTCTTCACCTGCGAGATCGAGGTCTCTGGACCAGTCCTCACCGAGGCGCTGGAGCTCGACGGCGCCGACGAGATGCTGCACTCCGGGTTGACCGTGGTGCTGGCGGCGCTGGCGCAGGGACCGCCATGGCCGGAGCGGGTGCTCGACGCCTTCGCCGAGCTGATGGTGGCGATGCGCGACCACCTGGTCTCGGAGGGCCTGTCCTGACGGTCGAGCCCCGCCGGCGCTCCGGTGACCCACCCTCCCCCCTGGGGGTGCCGCACGGGGCAGGCGGGGCTCCCGCCCGGCGCGGCGGCGAGACGGCCGCTGGCCCCGGGGGAGGAAGCCGGCCGACGTGTGCCGCTATCAGACGTGTGCCGCTATCAGATGTTGATCGCGATCTGCGCCCCCAGCACCAGGGCGTTGGGGATGTCGCCGGTGCCGCCGGGTTCGATGACGTACTGGATGTCGGGCTGGAGCTGCAGCCACGGGGTGAGCTGGAGGATGTAGGACAGCTCGAGCACCATCTCGAAGTGTTGCAACGGCTCGCCGGCAGCGCGCTGCCCCTGGCGCAGGACGTTGGAGAACTCGCCGTACAGGAGGCCGAAGAGGACGTCGTCGTACGGCCGCGATGGAAGCGGGCCCCGGACGACGACGCCGGAATTGAAGAAGAACGGAAACGTGCTGACGTCGGCGTTCGGCGCGCCGACGAGCGACACGAACGGCAGCACGCCGCGCGGGTCCGGGGCGTCGGCGAAGCGCCACACCATCTGGTCGATGGCGCCGTAAATGCCGCCGTTGCCGTACTCGGTGTCCGACGGCAGGGTCGAACCCGCCGGCGCGTCGAGGCGACGGAATCGGCCGGTGTGGTAGAACCCGCCGATGGTGAGGTGACCGGGCAGCGCCTCTCGCACGTCGCCCAGGTGATCGTGGTAGCTCACTTCGGCCAGCACCATGACGCCGTCCGAGAAGTTGACCGCGAAGTTGCCGCCGTGCGCGGCGTTGGTGTCGAGGTCGTCGTTGTAGACGCCGACCTGCATCGTCAGGTGCTCGATCGGCCGGCCGCGGATGCGGACGCCGATGGTCGCGTCCGGATACTCGGTGAACGGCACGTTGAAGACCAGCGAGCCCGGGTTCCCGTCGATGCCGCTGGTCACGTACTGCCAGTAGAGCGGCGAGGTGGCGAAGTCGTCGCCCATCGACAGGTGGCCGGCCCGAATGCCCAGGCGGTCGTTGAAGAGCTGCTGCTCCCAGGCCACGGTGACGACCTGGGTGTACGGCCCGCAGCAGACCTGGGCGACGTTGAACACGTTGTGGATGTCCTCGTCCGAGAGGCTCTTGCCGGTGCGCTGCGACACCGCGAGGTGGAAGTGCGCCCCCGGGATGTGCACCAGCCGGTCGAGGTCGAAGAGGAAGTCGAGCCCGATGTTGTGGAAGTAGCGCACCTTGCGATCGACGCCGCCGGTCGCGTTGCCGAGGATGTCGGCGGTGTAGGTGAGCGCGACCTGCAGGCCGAGGTCGCTCAGCCGCTGCCGCCAGCCGAACCAGTTGCCGGTCAGATACTGCCCGGCCCACCAGCGC
This is a stretch of genomic DNA from bacterium. It encodes these proteins:
- a CDS encoding zinc ribbon domain-containing protein, with translation MPTCTIWSSDSPAGQNFCGECGAALGNRCPQCGADNPAGKNFRGDCGTALTGIRFEECRSARASGLERAR
- a CDS encoding sulfite exporter TauE/SafE family protein, with the protein product MLPEHLAVLILGVLLIAVLYSSVGQAGASGYIAVMSLVGLAPSFIKPAALALNTVVALIAAVQFHRAGHFAWRLFWPFAALSVPLAILGGAVSLPSRVFNVLVGCLLLVSALSFVLRPSSATAARPPTRAVAIGVGALLGLIAGVTGTGGGIFFTPLLLGMRWATPRQAAAASAFFVLVNSLAALVGNVSSARALPMSVVPLAGAAMVGGSVGAWLGSRHLAHAVIERVLAVVLLIAGGKLILVP
- a CDS encoding carbohydrate porin, yielding MARAASTALCGILLAFGAARGDDVGAAVPAPTPMPPTLPAAMRSFDRVSDLIQEGETDIERWWAGQYLTGNWFGWRQRLSDLGLQVALTYTADILGNATGGVDRKVRYFHNIGLDFLFDLDRLVHIPGAHFHLAVSQRTGKSLSDEDIHNVFNVAQVCCGPYTQVVTVAWEQQLFNDRLGIRAGHLSMGDDFATSPLYWQYVTSGIDGNPGSLVFNVPFTEYPDATIGVRIRGRPIEHLTMQVGVYNDDLDTNAAHGGNFAVNFSDGVMVLAEVSYHDHLGDVREALPGHLTIGGFYHTGRFRRLDAPAGSTLPSDTEYGNGGIYGAIDQMVWRFADAPDPRGVLPFVSLVGAPNADVSTFPFFFNSGVVVRGPLPSRPYDDVLFGLLYGEFSNVLRQGQRAAGEPLQHFEMVLELSYILQLTPWLQLQPDIQYVIEPGGTGDIPNALVLGAQIAINI
- a CDS encoding IS256 family transposase codes for the protein MVQVPLPLVTVLADAKTAFFGLCLTAGQQVFEALMEQDREQLCGPKHLPNPARRAYRSGSAPSEVVLGGRRIVLPRLRARSVAGEELALPSFTYASAQDPLDAHTLEAIAVGVSTRQYARTLAPLPAELPERAVSKSAVSRRFVALTTAQLTTWLATPLDGLDIRIVLIDGLHFRDHVILLAVGVDPHGGKHVLALREGTTENAAVCKALLADVRQRGLDLDRPTLFIIDGGTGLRKAIRESCGALGVVQRCQVHKTRNVLEHLPESERPRLRRALAEAYALPDAALAKRRLTQLAAGLERAHPGAAASLREGLDETLTLPGLGVSGALYRTLRSANAIENLNGLVGRFIRNVRRWRDGHMLVRWIAAGLHEARRSFRRIRGHADLPALIRALDRSALDTRKEVA
- a CDS encoding PIN domain-containing protein; this translates as MLAFFDTSIHVDILRGTRPLAQVLEAAGNPPVRLSPVVASELLRGVSGRGTRSVMRLVRALVPVEPPSWRACWLETGRLLPRVFPDHEAIGLARLQNDLLLALTARHTASLFVTGDAHFTALRRHVSFTVKVLPSA
- a CDS encoding PIN domain-containing protein, which codes for MIALDSSVFAFLAGATGRDADLVDRLFAAYLPPVVLTEMLSDPKLPKQVAELLVQIPRLELLPGYWERAGALRAKVLGQKRRARLADTLIAQSCIDHDVGLVTRDADFRQFVRAGGLRLVGGSHRVA